The Bacteroides acidifaciens genome includes a region encoding these proteins:
- a CDS encoding relaxase/mobilization nuclease domain-containing protein, producing the protein MIGKIKKGSGFKGCVNYVLGKEQAVLLHADGVLTESRGDIIRSFCMQTGMNPDLKKPVGHIALSYSTVDAPKLTDGKMVQLAQEYMREMKITDTQYIIVRHQDREHPHVHIVFNRIDNNGKTISDRNDMYRNEQVCKKLKAKHGLYFAGGKEQVKQHRLKEPDKSKYEIYTAVKNEIGKSRNWQQLQERLAEKGITVRFKRKGQTDEIQGISFSKGEYTFKGSEIDRSFSFSKLDKCFGYAGMNVAGSQRQTTFAPVREQALAPGKADSPLITGSLGLFSASSPPVDEEPNFNLRKKKKKKKQLKL; encoded by the coding sequence ATGATTGGAAAAATAAAAAAGGGAAGCGGTTTTAAGGGCTGTGTGAACTATGTGCTTGGCAAGGAGCAGGCGGTTTTGCTTCATGCGGACGGGGTTCTGACTGAAAGTCGGGGTGATATAATCCGCAGCTTCTGTATGCAGACCGGGATGAATCCCGATTTGAAGAAGCCTGTCGGACATATTGCGTTAAGTTATTCGACAGTGGATGCGCCCAAATTGACAGACGGGAAGATGGTACAACTTGCGCAGGAGTATATGCGTGAAATGAAAATCACCGATACGCAGTATATCATCGTGCGTCATCAAGACCGGGAACATCCGCACGTGCATATCGTGTTCAACCGCATAGACAATAACGGCAAGACCATTTCGGACAGGAACGATATGTACCGTAACGAACAGGTATGCAAGAAGCTGAAAGCCAAACACGGGCTTTATTTCGCTGGTGGAAAAGAACAGGTAAAGCAGCACCGACTGAAAGAGCCGGACAAGTCGAAATACGAGATTTACACGGCTGTGAAGAACGAAATCGGCAAATCCCGTAACTGGCAGCAGTTACAGGAGCGGTTAGCAGAAAAGGGTATTACCGTCCGGTTCAAACGAAAGGGACAGACCGACGAGATACAGGGCATATCCTTTTCCAAAGGTGAATACACGTTCAAGGGTTCGGAGATAGACCGGAGTTTCAGTTTTTCCAAACTGGACAAATGTTTCGGGTATGCAGGAATGAATGTTGCCGGAAGCCAACGGCAAACAACTTTCGCGCCCGTTCGGGAGCAAGCACTTGCACCGGGCAAGGCTGACAGTCCGTTGATAACTGGTTCGCTCGGTCTGTTTTCCGCTTCTTCTCCCCCAGTGGATGAAGAACCTAATTTTAATTTGAGAAAGAAGAAGAAAAAGAAAAAACAACTTAAACTGTAA
- a CDS encoding AAA family ATPase: MENRKATEAGQDVTMQKEDFAALWKTIHLKVTDTYEVPPEILWVNGSTIGTLGNFSASTGKAKSKKTFNISAIVAAALKNDEVLKYSAYLPPNKRKILYVDTEQSKYHCHKVMERILRLAGLPTDKDRDDFVFIVLREQTPDKRKQIIGYMLENMPDVGLLIIDGIRDLMYDINSPSESTDLINLLMRWSSGYNLHIHTVLHLNKGDDNTRGHIGTELNNKAETVLQITKSQQDGNISEVKAMHIRDREFDPFAFRINDNALPEIVDDYVFQQPKQDRNFSLTELTEQQHREALENGFGKQVVQGYSNVIAALKQGYASIGYERGRNVLVSLNKFLVNKRMIVKEGKGYRYNPDFHY, translated from the coding sequence ATGGAAAATAGAAAAGCGACAGAAGCCGGGCAGGATGTCACCATGCAGAAAGAGGATTTTGCAGCCCTTTGGAAAACCATCCATCTAAAGGTGACGGACACTTACGAAGTGCCGCCCGAAATACTCTGGGTGAACGGCTCTACCATTGGCACGCTGGGTAATTTCAGCGCATCCACAGGAAAAGCCAAGAGCAAAAAGACATTCAACATTTCCGCCATCGTTGCGGCGGCGTTGAAGAATGACGAGGTACTGAAGTATTCGGCATATCTGCCACCGAACAAGCGGAAAATCCTCTATGTAGATACCGAGCAGAGCAAATACCATTGCCATAAGGTCATGGAGCGTATTTTGCGACTTGCCGGACTGCCTACCGACAAGGACAGGGACGATTTTGTTTTCATCGTGCTAAGGGAGCAGACCCCCGACAAGCGGAAACAGATTATCGGCTATATGCTTGAAAATATGCCCGATGTGGGGTTGCTCATCATTGACGGAATCCGTGACTTGATGTATGACATCAACAGCCCCAGCGAATCAACCGACCTAATCAACCTCTTGATGCGCTGGTCAAGCGGATATAACCTGCATATCCACACTGTTCTGCATTTGAATAAGGGGGATGACAACACAAGGGGGCATATCGGTACGGAACTGAACAACAAGGCTGAAACCGTCCTGCAAATCACGAAAAGCCAGCAGGACGGCAACATAAGCGAGGTAAAGGCGATGCACATACGTGACCGGGAATTTGACCCGTTCGCATTCCGTATCAATGACAACGCTTTACCCGAAATCGTGGATGATTATGTATTCCAACAACCTAAGCAGGACAGGAACTTTTCGCTTACGGAACTGACTGAACAGCAACACCGGGAAGCGTTGGAGAACGGTTTCGGCAAGCAGGTGGTACAAGGCTATTCCAATGTCATAGCGGCATTGAAACAGGGTTATGCGAGTATCGGTTACGAGCGTGGACGCAATGTTCTTGTGTCGCTTAACAAGTTTCTTGTGAACAAGCGCATGATTGTGAAAGAGGGCAAGGGCTACCGCTATAATCCCGATTTCCATTATTAA
- a CDS encoding helix-turn-helix domain-containing protein has translation MYIDNDDFSVWMQKLYAKLEELCKDVRVLRNADKVLPEDDNLLDNQDLCLLFKVSIKTLQRYRAIGALPYFTISGKVYYKASDVREFIKERFSVTTLRQFEKEHCTKKKK, from the coding sequence ATGTATATAGACAATGACGATTTCAGCGTATGGATGCAGAAGCTGTACGCCAAGCTGGAAGAACTCTGCAAGGATGTACGGGTACTACGCAATGCGGACAAGGTACTACCCGAAGATGACAACCTATTGGATAATCAAGACTTGTGTTTATTATTCAAAGTAAGTATCAAAACTCTGCAACGCTACCGGGCTATCGGTGCGCTGCCTTACTTCACTATCAGCGGAAAAGTGTATTACAAGGCTTCCGATGTCCGGGAGTTTATTAAAGAACGGTTCAGCGTCACCACGCTACGCCAGTTCGAGAAAGAACACTGTACGAAGAAAAAGAAGTGA
- a CDS encoding MobC family plasmid mobilization relaxosome protein, translating into MTSIKDKPGGRPAKKRIEKQQRVVSTKLTELQYYAIRKRAGEAGLRVSEYVRQAVVSAEVIPRLNRQDADTIRKLAGEANNINQLAHRANAGGFALVAVELVKLKNRIIGIINHLSDDWKNKKGKRF; encoded by the coding sequence ATGACGAGTATAAAGGACAAGCCGGGGGGACGTCCGGCAAAGAAACGGATAGAGAAGCAGCAACGGGTTGTCAGTACGAAACTGACCGAGTTGCAGTATTACGCCATCAGGAAGCGAGCCGGGGAAGCCGGGTTGCGTGTCAGTGAGTATGTAAGGCAGGCGGTTGTTTCGGCAGAGGTCATACCCCGGCTGAACAGGCAGGATGCGGACACCATCCGCAAACTGGCAGGGGAAGCCAACAACATCAACCAGTTGGCGCACCGGGCGAATGCCGGAGGTTTCGCACTGGTGGCGGTGGAACTGGTGAAGCTCAAAAACAGGATTATTGGAATCATAAACCATTTGTCGGATGATTGGAAAAATAAAAAAGGGAAGCGGTTTTAA
- a CDS encoding bile acid:sodium symporter family protein, with protein sequence MIAFFLKSPLLCASKLKCTTMLKFLKNWTLPIAMLVGAIGYPLFISLSFLTPYLIFTMLLLTFCKVSPRDLKPKPLHAWLLLIQIGGALAAYLLLYRFDKIIAEGVMVCIICPTATAAAVITSKLGGSAASLTTYTLLANIGAAIAVPILFPLVEVHPDVGFWQAFFVILSKVFPLLICPFLLAWLLSKCLPKVHQKLLGYHELAFYLWAVSLAIVTAQTLYSLLNDPADGFTEIMIAVGALIACCLQFFLGKTIGSVYNDRISGGQALGQKNTILAIWMAHTYLNPLSAVAPGSYVLWQNIINSCQLWKKRKNEIKY encoded by the coding sequence ATGATAGCTTTTTTCCTGAAATCTCCGTTACTTTGCGCTTCGAAGTTAAAATGTACGACGATGCTTAAGTTTTTGAAGAATTGGACGTTACCTATTGCTATGCTGGTAGGTGCTATAGGTTATCCGCTGTTTATCAGCCTTTCTTTTCTGACTCCCTATCTTATTTTTACGATGTTGTTGTTGACTTTCTGTAAGGTGTCTCCACGTGATTTGAAGCCCAAACCTCTTCATGCATGGTTGTTGCTGATTCAGATTGGCGGTGCGTTGGCGGCTTATCTGCTGCTTTACCGGTTCGATAAGATTATAGCGGAAGGTGTGATGGTTTGTATTATTTGCCCGACGGCTACGGCTGCCGCGGTGATTACTTCCAAGTTGGGTGGCAGTGCAGCAAGTCTGACTACGTATACGCTGCTTGCTAATATCGGAGCAGCTATTGCCGTGCCTATTCTTTTTCCTTTGGTGGAAGTGCATCCCGATGTCGGCTTTTGGCAAGCGTTTTTCGTTATTTTGAGCAAGGTATTTCCATTGCTAATTTGTCCGTTTCTGCTTGCGTGGCTGTTGAGCAAATGCTTGCCTAAAGTACATCAGAAACTACTGGGCTACCATGAACTTGCTTTTTACTTGTGGGCTGTTTCATTAGCCATCGTGACGGCTCAGACATTATATTCATTGCTCAATGACCCTGCTGACGGTTTTACTGAAATCATGATTGCCGTTGGAGCTTTAATAGCTTGTTGTTTGCAGTTCTTTCTGGGGAAAACTATCGGCTCTGTCTATAATGACCGTATAAGTGGCGGTCAGGCATTGGGACAGAAGAATACGATTCTGGCTATTTGGATGGCTCATACCTATCTCAATCCGTTGTCTGCTGTTGCTCCGGGCTCGTATGTGTTGTGGCAGAACATTATCAACAGCTGTCAGTTGTGGAAAAAGAGAAAAAATGAGATAAAATATTGA
- a CDS encoding helix-turn-helix domain-containing protein, which produces METSIEKRVAELENLVFLSKNVLSFDEASKFLNLSKSYLYKLTSGNLIPHYKPQGKMLYFEKAELEAWLRQNPVKTQAQIEQEAQKYILNRPLKK; this is translated from the coding sequence ATGGAAACAAGTATTGAGAAGCGAGTTGCAGAACTCGAAAATTTAGTGTTCCTTTCAAAGAATGTGCTTAGTTTTGATGAAGCGAGCAAGTTCTTGAACCTTTCAAAAAGTTACCTGTACAAGCTGACTTCGGGTAACTTGATACCCCATTACAAGCCGCAGGGCAAAATGCTTTATTTTGAGAAAGCGGAATTAGAAGCGTGGTTGCGTCAGAACCCGGTGAAGACGCAGGCGCAGATAGAGCAGGAAGCGCAGAAATATATCCTTAACCGTCCCTTAAAGAAATAG
- a CDS encoding RteC domain-containing protein, whose translation MYGLSKKKMPHLHLIDEAIGLLNTEIRLIEWRIKYPEQLQQRINKQPLSPLYLADKTTLINIMEMVSGLFLSKNIVYQNGKPAYLVDLAKAFEWLFNIKIGDCYQKHEDVIKRKPGKLTGFLNGLVELIKKEHDKKGYR comes from the coding sequence GTGTACGGTTTGAGCAAGAAAAAAATGCCCCATCTGCATCTAATTGATGAAGCGATAGGACTTTTGAACACTGAAATACGCCTTATCGAGTGGCGCATCAAATACCCGGAACAGCTACAGCAACGTATCAACAAACAGCCCCTTTCCCCTCTCTATCTCGCAGACAAGACAACCCTTATCAACATCATGGAAATGGTAAGCGGTCTGTTCCTCTCCAAAAACATCGTGTATCAGAACGGCAAGCCCGCCTACTTGGTGGACTTGGCGAAAGCCTTTGAATGGCTGTTCAACATCAAGATAGGCGACTGTTACCAAAAACATGAGGACGTGATAAAACGAAAGCCGGGCAAACTGACCGGGTTTCTTAATGGATTGGTAGAACTTATCAAAAAGGAACATGACAAGAAAGGATATAGATAA
- a CDS encoding toprim domain-containing protein encodes MNIEDVKQIPIADYLHSLGYSPVKQQGNGLWYKSPLREEHEPSFKVNTDRNLWYDFGAGKGGNIIALAKELYCSDSLPYLLNRIAEQTPHVRPVSFSFPQRRTEPSFQHLEVRDLIHPALLRYLQGRGINVELAKRECKELHFTNNGRPFFAIGFPNMAGGYEVRNSFFKGCIAPKDITHIRQQGEPREKCLVFEGFMDYLSFLTLRMKNCPTMPDLDRQDYVILNSTVNVPKAIDVLYPYERIHCMLDNDKAGYEATRAIELEYSYRVRDFSHNYRGYSDLNDYLCGRKQEQKNEASQVQETKQETGQRAASRQKRGRGI; translated from the coding sequence ATGAACATCGAAGATGTGAAACAAATACCCATCGCAGACTATCTGCACAGTTTAGGTTACTCTCCTGTCAAGCAGCAGGGTAACGGTTTATGGTACAAATCACCGTTAAGGGAGGAACACGAACCGTCTTTCAAGGTGAACACTGACCGCAACCTTTGGTATGACTTTGGCGCAGGCAAGGGCGGCAACATCATCGCACTGGCAAAGGAACTCTATTGTTCAGACAGCTTGCCATACCTTTTAAACCGGATAGCGGAACAGACACCGCACGTCCGTCCGGTCAGTTTTTCTTTTCCCCAGCGTAGGACAGAACCGAGCTTCCAGCATTTGGAAGTCCGTGACCTTATCCATCCGGCATTGCTCCGTTATTTGCAGGGACGGGGTATCAATGTCGAACTGGCAAAAAGAGAATGTAAGGAACTCCATTTTACCAATAACGGCAGACCGTTCTTTGCTATCGGTTTCCCGAACATGGCAGGAGGTTACGAGGTTCGCAATTCCTTTTTCAAAGGCTGCATTGCCCCGAAAGACATCACCCATATACGGCAGCAGGGAGAGCCGAGAGAGAAGTGTTTGGTATTCGAGGGGTTTATGGACTATCTTTCTTTCCTCACGCTCCGGATGAAGAACTGCCCGACCATGCCCGACCTTGACAGACAGGACTATGTCATTCTTAATTCGACTGTCAACGTGCCGAAAGCCATTGACGTGCTGTACCCGTATGAACGCATCCACTGTATGCTTGACAATGACAAGGCTGGATATGAAGCGACACGGGCTATCGAATTGGAATACTCCTACCGTGTGCGTGACTTCTCGCACAATTATAGGGGATATTCGGACTTGAACGATTATCTGTGCGGCAGGAAGCAGGAACAGAAAAACGAAGCCAGCCAAGTGCAGGAAACGAAGCAGGAAACCGGACAACGTGCCGCCTCAAGACAAAAGAGAGGCAGGGGCATTTAA
- a CDS encoding site-specific integrase, whose translation MAKKKQEVKLKEPVRIRFKQLANGNQSIYLDYYTGDVIRKENYVGGKRQYEFLKLYLIPEKTREDKAKNEATLALAKAIQSKRIVELQNDAHGFQNTNKSKANVIDYLMNMRSQSKERGSLNYEKTVGNTIRELKLFRGDYIAFRDIDKDFLNSFVDFLKQAKKASKFGLLKAGGVLSNNSVIAYYGVLRTAINRAYKEGIITVNPTKEFDFASKVKAEVSRREYLTIEELKRLIGTECKYEIMKQAFLFSCLCGLRVSDIRKLKWNDLQKSGERIRIEIKMQKTKEPLYLPISDEALKWLPQQNEAKGDDLIFPLTHEGTINKILQKWAKDAGIIKHISFHVARHTHATMMLTLGADLYTVSKLLGHKNIATTQIYAKIVDKKKEEAISLIPNLTD comes from the coding sequence ATGGCGAAGAAAAAACAAGAAGTTAAATTGAAAGAACCTGTAAGGATTAGATTCAAGCAGCTTGCCAATGGCAACCAGTCTATTTATTTGGACTACTATACAGGTGATGTTATTAGAAAAGAAAATTATGTTGGCGGTAAACGGCAATATGAATTTTTGAAATTATACCTTATACCCGAAAAGACAAGAGAGGATAAGGCAAAGAACGAAGCTACGTTGGCTCTTGCAAAAGCTATTCAAAGCAAGCGGATAGTAGAGTTGCAAAATGATGCACACGGCTTTCAGAACACCAACAAGTCAAAAGCGAATGTGATTGATTATTTAATGAACATGAGAAGCCAATCTAAAGAACGTGGCAGCTTGAACTATGAAAAGACCGTTGGTAATACCATTCGTGAACTAAAATTGTTCAGAGGGGATTATATCGCTTTTCGTGATATAGATAAGGACTTCTTGAATAGCTTTGTGGATTTCTTGAAACAAGCGAAGAAAGCAAGCAAGTTTGGTTTGTTAAAGGCTGGGGGTGTATTAAGTAATAATTCCGTTATTGCTTACTATGGGGTGCTGCGTACCGCTATAAATAGAGCCTATAAAGAGGGGATTATTACGGTCAATCCAACGAAAGAGTTTGATTTTGCCAGTAAGGTAAAAGCGGAAGTCAGCCGCAGGGAGTATTTGACAATAGAGGAATTGAAGCGGCTTATCGGGACAGAGTGCAAGTATGAGATAATGAAACAAGCCTTTCTTTTCAGTTGTTTGTGTGGGCTGCGTGTAAGCGATATAAGAAAATTGAAGTGGAACGATTTGCAGAAAAGCGGTGAAAGAATAAGAATTGAAATAAAGATGCAGAAAACAAAAGAACCGCTTTATCTGCCTATATCCGATGAAGCGTTAAAGTGGTTGCCGCAACAAAATGAAGCAAAAGGCGATGATTTGATTTTTCCTTTGACGCATGAGGGAACTATAAATAAAATACTTCAAAAATGGGCGAAAGACGCAGGGATTATTAAGCATATCTCGTTTCATGTTGCCCGGCATACCCATGCTACCATGATGCTTACATTGGGGGCTGACTTGTACACAGTTAGCAAATTGTTAGGACATAAAAATATTGCCACAACTCAAATTTATGCGAAGATTGTCGATAAGAAAAAAGAAGAAGCTATAAGTTTGATACCGAATTTGACGGACTGA
- a CDS encoding N-acetylmuramoyl-L-alanine amidase, with amino-acid sequence MKLNRPYIVYICICLWLLFLPSCTSHLWGKDFVVVIDAGHGGHDPGAIGKTTKEKNINLNVALKVGNLIKRNCDDVKVIYTRSKDVFIPLARRAEIANNAKADLFISIHTNALANNRTAKGASTWTLGLAKSDANLEVAKRENSVILYESDYETRYAGFNPNSAESYIIFEFMQDKYMEQSVHLASLMQKQFRHTCKRTDRGVHQAGFLVLKASAMPSILIELGFISTPEEERYLSSEVGASTMAKGIYHAFLNYKREHEIRLTGVSKTIIPTEQEEDNTPAIAQKDTERASVPQQKELLAEARTKAASTTKTTTNRPIASQSATNDSEITFKIQILTSSKPLAKNDKRLKGLKGVDYYKEKGIYKYTYGASGDYNKVLRTKRTITPQFKDAFIIAFRNGEKMNVNEAIAEFKKRRNK; translated from the coding sequence ATGAAGCTGAATAGACCATACATAGTATATATATGCATTTGCCTTTGGCTACTTTTTCTACCCTCATGTACCAGCCATTTATGGGGGAAGGATTTTGTTGTAGTCATCGATGCCGGACACGGCGGACATGACCCCGGCGCCATAGGCAAGACAACCAAAGAGAAAAACATCAATCTGAACGTTGCCCTGAAGGTGGGAAATCTGATAAAAAGAAACTGCGACGACGTCAAAGTGATTTACACCCGCAGCAAAGATGTCTTCATTCCTCTGGCACGACGGGCAGAAATCGCGAACAATGCGAAAGCTGACCTGTTCATCTCTATCCACACCAACGCACTGGCAAACAACCGTACAGCAAAAGGCGCATCTACCTGGACACTGGGTCTTGCCAAATCGGACGCCAACCTGGAAGTTGCCAAACGGGAGAACTCCGTGATTCTTTACGAAAGCGATTACGAGACACGATATGCCGGCTTCAACCCGAACTCCGCAGAATCTTATATCATATTTGAATTTATGCAGGACAAGTATATGGAGCAGAGCGTACATCTCGCCTCTCTGATGCAAAAACAATTCCGCCATACCTGCAAACGGACAGACCGTGGAGTGCATCAAGCGGGATTCCTTGTCCTGAAAGCAAGTGCCATGCCGAGCATCCTGATAGAATTAGGATTTATCTCTACCCCTGAGGAAGAACGTTATCTGAGTTCCGAAGTAGGAGCCTCAACCATGGCAAAAGGCATTTATCATGCTTTCCTGAATTATAAAAGAGAACACGAGATACGCCTTACGGGAGTCAGCAAGACGATTATCCCGACTGAGCAGGAAGAAGACAACACTCCGGCTATTGCACAAAAAGACACGGAAAGGGCATCGGTCCCTCAGCAGAAAGAACTGCTGGCAGAAGCCAGGACAAAAGCTGCTTCGACAACAAAAACGACCACAAACCGTCCGATTGCGTCGCAAAGTGCAACCAACGACAGTGAAATTACGTTTAAGATACAGATACTCACCTCTTCCAAGCCTCTCGCCAAAAACGACAAGCGGCTGAAAGGACTGAAAGGTGTGGATTATTATAAAGAGAAGGGCATATACAAATATACGTATGGTGCCTCCGGCGATTACAACAAAGTGCTGCGCACAAAACGCACCATTACGCCTCAATTCAAAGACGCTTTCATTATCGCCTTCCGCAACGGAGAGAAAATGAACGTCAACGAAGCGATTGCCGAGTTTAAAAAGAGAAGAAATAAATAA